The Lactuca sativa cultivar Salinas chromosome 2, Lsat_Salinas_v11, whole genome shotgun sequence genome includes a window with the following:
- the LOC111899784 gene encoding uncharacterized protein LOC111899784 yields MAKLFLCVFTILAICSWATATIAESDIKYKDPKQPLGVRIRDLMNRMTLEEKIGQMTQIDSSLATLEVMRNFSIGSLLTTASTPSTQDPPEAWINMVNNFQRESLSSRLGIPLMYGIDAVHGNSKVYNATIFPHNIGLGVTRDVELVKKIGAATALEIRATGINYAFAPCVAVCRDPRWGRCFESFGEDPNIVRAMTEFIPGLQGSIPSDGRLGVPFVSGQEKVASCAKHYVGDGGTTKGINANNTVIDFHGLLSIHMPPYFDAVRKGVTTIMISYSSLNGVKMHRNTPLITGFLKNTLKFRGFVISDFMGIDQLTNPPHANYTSSIQQSIMAGIDMVG; encoded by the exons ATGGCGAAACTCTTTTTGTGTGTTTTCACAATTCTGGCAATATGTTCTTGGGCTACGGCTACCATCGCTGAATCCGACATAAAATACAAAGATCCGAAACAACCATTAGGTGTTCGAATAAGGGACTTGATGAACAGGATGACTTTGGAAGAAAAGATCGGTCAAATGACGCAGATTGATAGTAGTCTAGCTACACTAGAAGTAATGCGGAATTTCTCCATAG GGAGTTTATTGACCACTGCATCGACCCCTTCAACACAAGACCCTCCAGAGGCATGGATTAATATGGTAAACAATTTCCAAAGAGAATCGTTGTCTAGTCGTTTGGGTATACCGCTGATGTATGGAATTGATGCTGTCCATGGCAATAGTAAAGTTTACAACGCCACTATTTTCCCACATAATATTGGCCTTGGAGTAACTAG GGACGTTGAATTGGTGAAGAAAATTGGAGCAGCGACTGCTCTTGAAATTCGAGCTACCGGCATCAACTATGCGTTTGCACCTTGTGTTGCGGTATGTAGAGATCCAAGATGGGGTCGTTGCTTcgagagctttggtgaagatccTAATATTGTTCGAGCCATGACTGAGTTCATACCTGGACTTCAAGGAAGCATTCCTAGTGATGGTCGATTAGGTGTTCCTTTTGTTAGCGGGCA AGAAAAAGTTGCATCTTGCGCCAAACATTATGTGGGTGATGGTGGAACGACAAAAGGCATCAATGCGAACAATACCGTCATAGATTTTCATGGTTTATTGAGCATTCATATGCCACCGTACTTTGATGCAGTACGGAAGGGTGTTACAACCATCATGATTTCTTACTCTAGCTTGAACGGAGTCAAAATGCATAGAaatactccacttataactggATTTCTAAAGAACACTCTCAAATTCAGA GGATTTGTGATCTCAGATTTTATGGGTATTGACCAGCTGACAAATCCGCCTCATGCTAATTACACTTCGTCGATTCAACAAAGCATTATGGCTGGCATAGACATGGTGGGTTGA